A part of Spodoptera frugiperda isolate SF20-4 chromosome 25, AGI-APGP_CSIRO_Sfru_2.0, whole genome shotgun sequence genomic DNA contains:
- the LOC118266209 gene encoding multidrug resistance protein homolog 49: MGFRKKKSESKPENELDISFIGIFRYGTFLENTATFLGIFISMISGGGIAYNLIQVGELSTAFVERTSFQDQPSSNMPLLSIFGGGKRLNNATHEENMEALLQDATAMLIGAFVSVGISLLCCTVSVALISWSALRQITTIRMRFLEAVLRQDMAWFDTDNEFNLASKMSENLMKLKEGMSEKLAVVGNLLGTSVISIAVAIPLGWELALACITVMPFSVAASVYLTNYQTKSSARELESYSQAGKHAEEILKSIKTVVAFGGEEKEVRKYRTLLEPAEKYGRKRGIYTGVGNGFNWVLTYCLNAIGLVYGIRLVLEDRDKSEEERRYVVGVVFSVLFNVYMATQSITLCVPHFEVFAAARGAAATVYYLLEREPAIDSLSTQGLSPRRVVGNISFEDIHFNYPSRPDVKVLKGFSLHIKAGECVALVGSSGCGKSTILQLLQRLYDPQSGSVKLDGKELRNLNLGWLRSSLGVVGQEPVLFHGTIFENIAIACPEATLPEVQRVAAMAYAHEFITNLPKGYDTVIGERGASLSGGQKQRIAIARSLLREPAVLLLDEATSALDPHSERKVQAALDRASAGRTTIMVSHRLSTILNANRIICMDQGVIVEQGTHEELMKSKGFYYKLVTTNKQKGEPEEATESLPELLEEDNESAVNSPVVRSETKKNRPRMSKQNSVIESFEWMQTPRGSVTSAVSLGYQSFLHNQDIDKDNSDDEEIVPLSSWDILKLNAPEWVYITIGSVAAFLQGACFPAFALLFGFTSGIFVLTNRDELISLGDMYAGLFVVVAAIAGVSMCLQSSTYTTAGLKMTTRLRELYFNALLSQEIGYYDREANTVGALCARLSGDAAEVQGATGLRIGLILQGVSSVVLGVLMGLSFDWQLTLVATAFLPIMIGSIWLEGMMSRKSQEDERDAMESATGVATEAIVSIKTVQSLGIEPVFLDKFQESLTAACRAVAQKSRWRGVVLGIGIYAPLIAFCCAIMYGAYLVSKGQLEYKIVLLVTESVMFGAYMLGQTLVYAPSFHAAKVSAARIIGLIQRQPLVRTEDGVTDKKDWSATGNFSLKEVEFSYPTRKHHKVLKGIDLHVDAGKTVALVGPSGCGKSTVLQLLQRFYDPDSGRIELDGLDNRSSLTLPRLRRQLGVVQQEPVLFDRTLAENIAYGDNTRKVTMHEIIEAAKAANIHTFISSLPKGYDTNLGSGGAQLSGGQKQRVCIARALIRSPRLLLLDEATSALDANSERVVSEALEKAAEGRTCVTIAHRLTTIKDADLICVLDKGKIVERGNHADLLKLKGHYWRMCRGQEAP; this comes from the exons ATGGGATTTAGGAAAAAGAAATCTGA ATCAAAACCAGAAAATGAACTGGACATATCATTTATAGGCATT TTTCGATATGGGACCTTCCTTGAGAACACGGCGACATTCCTGGGCATTTTCATAAGCATGATAAGTGGCGGAGGCATAGCATACAACTTGATACAAGTTGGTGAGCTGAGCACTGCATTTGTGGAACGCACCAGTTTTCAAGACCAGCCTAGCAGTAACATGCCACTTCTGTCGATCTTCGGTGGTGGGAAAAGACT GAACAATGCAACTCACGAGGAGAATATGGAGGCCCTGTTACAAGATGCTACGGCTATGCTGATTGGTGCGTTTGTGTCAGTTGGTATATCACTGCTGTGCTGCACCGTCTCCGTCGCTTTGATCAGCTGGAGTGCACTGAGACAG ATCACGACAATACGAATGCGGTTTCTGGAGGCAGTACTCCGACAGGACATGGCCTGGTTCGACACGGACAACGAGTTCAACTTGGCTTCGAAAATGTCTGA AAATTTGATGAAACTGAAGGAAGGCATGAGCGAGAAATTAGCGGTTGTCGGTAACTTGTTGGGCACGTCGGTGATCAGCATCGCAGTAGCCATTCCACTGGGCTGGGAGCTGGCACTGGCCTGCATCACTGTCATGCCATTCTCTGTAGCGGCCTCCGTCTACCTAACCAAT TATCAAACGAAATCGTCAGCACGTGAATTGGAGTCTTACAGTCAAGCAGGGAAGCATGCTGAAGAGATACTTAAATCGATAAAGACAGTAGTGGCCTTCGGTGGGGAAGAGAAAGAAGTTAGGAA ATACCGCACTTTACTGGAGCCAGCAGAGAAGTATGGACGCAAACGAGGTATCTACACGGGGGTCGGCAACGGGTTCAACTGGGTGCTCACGTACTGCCTCAATGCCATCGGTCTCGTGTACGGCATCAGGTTGGTGTTGGAGGATCGAGACAAATCTGAAGAAGAACGCAGATACGTCGTCGGTGTTGTCTTTAGC GTGCTGTTCAACGTTTATATGGCGACTCAATCGATCACTCTGTGCGTGCCACACTTTGAAGTGTTTGCTGCGGCCCGAGGAGCTGCTGCCACCGTGTACTACCTTTTGGAGAGAGAACCAGCGATAGACAGTCTCAGCACACAGGGCTTGTCACCTCGTCGAGTGGTCGGGAATATATCTTTCGAAGATATTCACTTCAATTATCCTTCAAGACCTGACGTTAAG GTCCTAAAGGGTTTCTCCCTCCACATCAAAGCAGGAGAATGTGTAGCTCTAGTTGGGTCCTCGGGCTGTGGAAAGTCAACCATATTACAGCTGTTGCAACGACTGTACGATCCCCAGTCTGGGTCTGTCAAGCTTGATGGAAAAGAATTAAGAAATCTGAACTTGGGATGGCTGCGATCTTCTTTAG GTGTGGTAGGTCAAGAACCTGTGCTGTTTCACGGTACTATATTCGAGAACATCGCTATCGCTTGTCCTGAAGCAACTTTACCAGAAGTACAAAGAGTAGCAGCCATGGCTTACGCACACGAGTTTATTACAAACTTACCGAAG GGTTATGATACAGTGATAGGAGAGCGCGGCGCTTCTCTATCGGGCGGACAGAAGCAGCGCATCGCCATAGCTCGGTCTCTGCTGCGGGAGCCAGCTGTGCTACTGCTAGATGAGGCCACCTCCGCACTCGACCCTCACTCTGAACGTAAGGTTCAGGCTGCATTGGACCGTGCCAGCGCTGGAAGGACCACTATTATGGTCTCGCACAG GTTGTCGACGATACTGAATGCAAACCGTATAATATGCATGGATCAAGGCGTAATAGTGGAACAAGGAACACACGAAGAACTCATGAAGAGTAAAG GTTTCTACTACAAGTTGGTGACAACGAATAAACAGAAAGGAGAGCCAGAGGAAGCCACTGAATCTTTGCCGGAGTTATTGGAAGAAGATAACGAGTCCGCTGTTAATAGTCCTGTAGTGCGAAGCGAAACTAAGAAGAATAGACCAAGAATGAGCAAACAGAATTCAGTAATAG AATCTTTCGAATGGATGCAAACTCCTCGAGGATCAGTCACATCAGCCGTGTCTCTGGGTTACCAAAGCTTTTTACACAATCAAGATATCGACAAAGATAACAGTGATGATGAG GAAATTGTACCTTTGAGCAGTTGggatattttaaaactaaatgcaCCAGAGTGGGTTTACATTACGATTGGATCTGTCGCAGCATTCCTACAAGGAGCATGCTTCCCAGCATTTGCGTTACTTTTCGGTTTTACTAGCGGC ATCTTTGTACTGACGAATCGCGATGAGCTGATATCCTTGGGTGACATGTATGCAGGCCTTTTCGTTGTGGTAGCAGCCATTGCTGGCGTGTCTATGTGTCTTCAGAGCTCAACATACACCACTGCTGGTTTGAAAATGACTACCAGACTTCGAGAGTTATATTTCAACGCTTTACTTAGTCAG gaAATTGGATACTATGATAGAGAAGCTAATACAGTTGGAGCACTTTGTGCGAGGCTTAGTGGAGACGCAGCGGAGGTGCAGGGAGCTACTGGTTTGAGGATCGGACTCATCTTGCAGGGCGTCAGCTCTGTAGTTCTAGGAGTCTTGATGGGATTGAGTTTCGATTGGCAACTGACTCTCGTTGCCACTGCATTCTTACCTATT ATGATAGGCAGTATCTGGCTAGAAGGCATGATGTCACGCAAATCTCAGGAAGACGAGAGAGATGCTATGGAGTCTGCGACTGGAGTAGCCACAGAAGCAATAGTTAGCATCAAAACTGTGCAAAGTTTAG GCATAGAACCAGTATTTCTGGACAAATTCCAGGAGTCGTTGACGGCAGCTTGCAGAGCGGTGGCACAGAAGTCAAGATGGCGGGGTGTGGTTCTGGGCATTGGTATCTATGCTCCATTAATTGCCTTCTGTTGTGCAATCATGTACGGCGCCTATCTCGTTTCCAAAGGGCAATTGGAATACAAAATAGTGCTTTT AGTAACAGAAAGTGTTATGTTCGGAGCGTACATGCTTGGTCAAACACTGGTGTACGCACCAAGTTTCCACGCCGCTAAGGTTTCCGCAGCCAGGATTATAGGATTGATCCAGAGACAGCCCCTGGTCAGAACAGAAGATGGTGTCACTGACAAAAAAGATTGG AGTGCTACCGGTAACTTCAGTTTAAAAGAAGTCGAATTTAGCTACCCTACAAGAAAACATCATAAGGTACTCAAAGGAATTGATTTACACGTGGATGCTGGCAAAACCGTGGCGCTAGTGGGTCCCTCTGGCTGTGGCAAGTCGACTGTACTACAACTGTTGCAGAGATTCTACGACCCTGACTCTGGAAGAATA GAATTAGATGGACTTGACAATCGCTCGTCGCTCACGCTGCCCCGGCTACGTCGTCAGCTGGGCGTAGTGCAGCAAGAGCCCGTACTCTTCGACCGCACGCTCGCTGAAAACATCGCTTACGGAGACAACACGAGGAAGGTCACCATGCACGAGATCATCGAAGCCGCGAAAGCTGCAAATATTCACACCTTCATCAGTTCCCTGCCCAAG GGTTACGACACAAACCTAGGGTCTGGTGGAGCGCAGCTGTCTGGCGGACAGAAGCAGCGAGTGTGCATTGCGCGCGCGCTCATCCGGTCGCCGCGACTCTTGCTTCTCGATGAAGCCACTTCTGCGCTAGACGCGAATAGTGAACGG GTAGTATCAGAAGCTCTAGAAAAAGCAGCTGAAGGTCGAACGTGTGTAACAATCGCTCACCGTCTCACTACCATCAAAGACGCAGATCTAATCTGTGTACTGGATAAAG gtaaaaTTGTGGAGCGTGGTAATCATGCAGATTTATTGAAGCTAAAAGGCCACTACTGGCGAATGTGCAGAGGGCAGGAAGCTCCATGA